One window of Pyrus communis chromosome 12, drPyrComm1.1, whole genome shotgun sequence genomic DNA carries:
- the LOC137710688 gene encoding transcription factor BIM1-like isoform X1, with protein sequence MELPQPRPFGTEGRKPTHDFLSLHAHSVAQQDPRPPAQGRYLETHDFLRPLERMGKPCIAKEETSVEISTAEKQPSHAAAQPTNSVEHILPGGIGTYSISHISYFNQRVPKPEGSPVFTVAQTSSNERNVDENSNCSSHTGSGFTLWEESAKNKGKRGKENVVGERPLGTVRGQWTSSERPAQSSSNNHRSCFSSQSSGQKNMSFMEMMKYAAKDSTQEAELDEEEFVLKKETSTTTTNATTTYKSDLRVNVDVKSSDQKANTPRSKHSATEQRRRSKINDRFQMLRELIPHSDQKRDKASFLLEVIEYIQFLQERVNKYEGPYQGWNHDPAKLMPWINDHKLRESYCDQSRGMNVSGPALPFAAKFDEKPTSVLPTIPGSCAQNPVESDTSTETTFKAVDHHPGITSKSMPFPLSIQPNFFAPVRSSAAAAAVPPIPPRLPSDAENTSQHRSMLCQTRSCAPDGTATRDKLKEQELTIEGGRINISSAYSQGLLNTLTQALQSSGVDLSQASISVKIELGKRANRRSPIPKSAIKENEIPTSTLGKKHSVIASSEESEQAQKKLKTFRN encoded by the exons ATGGAGCTTCCGCAGCCTCGGCCGTTCGGAACCGAAG GAAGAAAACCGACGCATGACTTTCTGTCACTCCACGCTCATTCAGTTGCCCAGCAAGATCCAAGACCACCTGCTCAAG GACGGTACCTTGAAACACATGATTTCTTACGACCACTTGAACGAATGGGAAAGCCATGCATTGCTAAGGAAGAAACCTCAGTTGAGATATCAACCGCTGAAAAACAACCGTCTCATGCGGCCGCGCAGCCGACTAATTCTGTGGAGCATATTCTCCCCGGTGGGATTGGGACTTACAGTATAAGTCACATTTCGTATTTTAATCAAAGGGTTCCGAAACCAGAGGGATCGCCGGTGTTTACAGTCGCTCAAACAAGTAGTAACGAGAGAAACGTTGACGAAAACTCAAACTGTAGTTCTCACACCGGAAGTGGATTCACTTTGTGGGAAGAATCTGCAAAGAATAAGGGAAAGAGAGGGAAGGAGAATGTTGTGGGAGAAAGACCCCTGGGTACCGTGAGAG GGCAATGGACCTCTTCGGAGCGGCCTGCGCAGTCATCTTCCAACAATCATCGCAGCTGCTTCAGTTCTCA GTCATCTGGGCAGAAGAACATGAGCTTCATGGAGATGATGAAGTATGCCGCCAAGGATAGTACCCAGGAAGCCGAACTTGACGAGGAAGAGTTTGTTCTAAAAAAAGAGACCTCTACTACTACCACCAATGCCACCACCACATATAAGA GCGATTTGAGGGTAAACGTTGATGTTAAGAGCTCTGATCAGAAGGCTAACACGCCGCGATCCAAACATTCTGCCACCGAGCAGCGAAGAAGAAGCAAAATAAATGACAG ATTCCAAATGTTGAGAGAGCTCATTCCTCACAGTGATCAAAAGAGAGATAAGGCATCGTTTTTATTAGAG GTTATCGAATACATTCAGTTTTTACAGGAACGAGTAAACAAGTACGAGGGTCCATACCAAGGATGGAACCATGATCCAGCAAAATTGATGCCTTGG ATCAACGATCACAAGCTTAGGGAGAGTTACTGTGATCAATCTCGAGGCATGAATGTGTCTGGTCCTGCATTACCGTTTGCTGCAAAGTTCGATGAGAAACCTACTTCTGTCCTGCCGACAATCCCTGGAAGCTGCGCACAGAACCCTGTAGAATCCGACACAAGTACTGAAACCACCTTCAAAGCCGTGGATCACCACCCTGGAATAACAAGCAAATCGATGCCCTTTCCTTTGTCAATACAACCGAACTTCTTCGCTCCTGTCAGGAGTAGTGCTGCCGCTGCTGCTGTACCTCCAATTCCACCTAGACTGCCATCTGATGCAGAGAACACATCTCAGCATCGATCTATGTTATGTCAGACGAGATCGTGCGCTCCTGATGGTACTGCCACTAGGGATAAGCTAAAAGAACAGGAGCTGACAATTGAAGGCGGCCGAATTAACATCTCAAGTGCCTACTCCCAAGG GTTATTGAATACGCTGACACAAGCCCTTCAAAGTTCCGGCGTGGATTTGTCACAGGCCAGTATCTCCGTGAAAATCGAGCTAGGGAAGCGAGCAAACAGAAGATCACCTATACCAAAATCCGCGATTAAG GAAAATGAGATTCCGACAAGCACTTTAGGAAAAAAGCACTCTGTAATTGCAAGCAGTGAAGAATCTGAACAAGCCCAAAAGAAACTCAAGACATTCAGGAACTAA
- the LOC137710648 gene encoding rhamnogalacturonan I rhamnosyltransferase 1-like gives MFVGGRENIQRLMCKVEKKERKGVMGFKVLGGGGGGGEKLKNSMLVTAASSPSPSRSKMKLWMIRATSSVLLWTCIVQLTALGDMWGPRVLKGWPACFSLESAAASSVLQDRLPSLPARALPPKRVYKNNGYLMVSCNGGLNQMRAAICDMVAIARYLNVTLIVPELDKTSFWADPSEFKDIFDVDHFITSLRDEVRILKELPPRVKRRVELGMFYTMPPISWSDMSYYRKQILPLIQKYKVVHLNRTDARLANNGQPLEIQKLRCRVNFSALRFTSQIEELGRRVIRLLRQNGPFLVLHLRYEMDMLAFSGCTQGCNIEEVEELTRMRYAYPWWKEKIINSDLKRKDGFCPLTPEETALTLSALDIDRDIQIYIAAGEIYGAERRMASLREAFPKLVRKETLLEPSDLRFFQNHSSQMAALDYLVSLESDIFVPTYDGNMAKVVEGHRRFLGFKKTILLDRRLLVDLIDRYTSGSLNWDEFSSAVKGAHANRMGKPTNRLMIQDRPKEEDYFYANPVECLQPSDDELSST, from the exons ATGTTTGTAGGCGGAAGAGAGAATATACAGAGATTGATGTGCAAGGtggagaagaaggagagaaAGGGAGTGATGGGATTTAAGGTGTTGGGaggcggcggaggaggaggggaAAAGTTAAAGAACTCGATGCTGGTCACGGCGGCGTCGTCGCCGTCGCCGTCGAGGTCGAAAATGAAGCTGTGGATGATCCGTGCGACTTCGTCGGTTTTGTTGTGGACGTGCATCGTGCAATTAACGGCTCTGGGGGATATGTGGGGTCCTAGGGTTTTGAAAGGGTGGCCTGCTTGTTTCTCTCTGGAGTCCGCCGCCGCCTCCTCCGTCTTGCAAGACAGGTTGCCTTCTCTTCCGGCCAGAGCTCTTCCGCCCAAGA GGGTTTATAAAAACAATGGTTACCTGATGGTATCATGCAATGGGGGACTCAATCAAATGAGAGCAGCG ATATGTGACATGGTTGCTATCGCAAGATACTTGAACGTCACTCTCATAGTCCCTGAACTCGACAAAACCTCCTTTTGGGCTGATCCCAG TGAATTCAAAGACATATTTGATGTGGATCATTTCATCACATCCTTGAGAGATGAGGTTCGCATATTGAAAGAGCTGCCTCCCAGGGTAAAGAGGAGAGTGGAGCTAGGAATGTTTTATACCATGCCACCTATTAGTTGGTCTGATATGTCTTATTATCGTAAACAG ATTCTTCCGCTGATACAAAAATACAAAGTTGTACATCTGAATAGAACTGATGCTCGACTTGCCAATAACGGACAACCTTTGGAGATTCAGAAACTTCGCTGCCGAGTTAATTTCAGTGCTCTGAGATTCACTTCTCAGATAGAGGAGTTGGGCAGAAGGGTTATCAGGCTTCTAAGGCAAAATGGTCCATTCCTTGTACTTCATCTTAGATATGAAATGGACATGTTGGCATTTTCTGGTTGTACTCAAGGTTGTAACATCGAGGAGGTGGAAGAGTTGACAAGAATGAG ATATGCTTATCCCTGGTGGaaagagaaaataataaattctgACCTGAAAAGGAAAGATGGTTTCTGTCCTCTGACACCTGAAGAAACTGCTCTTACACTGAGTGCCCTTGACATTGACCGCGATATTCAGATTTATATCGCAGCTGGTGAAATCTATGGCGCAGAGAGGAGAATGGCAAGTCTTCGAGAGGCTTTTCCAAAATTG GTCAGAAAAGAGACACTGTTGGAACCATCAGACCTTAGGTTCTTTCAAAACCACTCATCCCAAATGGCAGCATTGGATTATCTTGTCTCATTGGAGAGTGATATCTTCGTTCCCACATATGATGGAAACATGGCTAAAGTGGTTGAAGGCCATCGCAG GTTTCTTGGGTTCAAGAAGACAATCTTACTGGACAGAAGGCTTCTTGTTGATTTGATAGACCGGTACACTAGTGGGTCATTGAATTGGGATGAATTTTCATCTGCAGTAAAGGGAGCTCATGCAAATCGCATGGGGAAACCAACTAATAGGTTGATGATCCAAGACCGACCTAAAGAGGAGGACTATTTCTATGCCAACCCAGTCGAGTGTTTGCAACCATCAGATGATGAACTAAGTAGTACGTGA
- the LOC137710688 gene encoding transcription factor BIM2-like isoform X2: MGKPCIAKEETSVEISTAEKQPSHAAAQPTNSVEHILPGGIGTYSISHISYFNQRVPKPEGSPVFTVAQTSSNERNVDENSNCSSHTGSGFTLWEESAKNKGKRGKENVVGERPLGTVRGQWTSSERPAQSSSNNHRSCFSSQSSGQKNMSFMEMMKYAAKDSTQEAELDEEEFVLKKETSTTTTNATTTYKSDLRVNVDVKSSDQKANTPRSKHSATEQRRRSKINDRFQMLRELIPHSDQKRDKASFLLEVIEYIQFLQERVNKYEGPYQGWNHDPAKLMPWINDHKLRESYCDQSRGMNVSGPALPFAAKFDEKPTSVLPTIPGSCAQNPVESDTSTETTFKAVDHHPGITSKSMPFPLSIQPNFFAPVRSSAAAAAVPPIPPRLPSDAENTSQHRSMLCQTRSCAPDGTATRDKLKEQELTIEGGRINISSAYSQGLLNTLTQALQSSGVDLSQASISVKIELGKRANRRSPIPKSAIKENEIPTSTLGKKHSVIASSEESEQAQKKLKTFRN, from the exons ATGGGAAAGCCATGCATTGCTAAGGAAGAAACCTCAGTTGAGATATCAACCGCTGAAAAACAACCGTCTCATGCGGCCGCGCAGCCGACTAATTCTGTGGAGCATATTCTCCCCGGTGGGATTGGGACTTACAGTATAAGTCACATTTCGTATTTTAATCAAAGGGTTCCGAAACCAGAGGGATCGCCGGTGTTTACAGTCGCTCAAACAAGTAGTAACGAGAGAAACGTTGACGAAAACTCAAACTGTAGTTCTCACACCGGAAGTGGATTCACTTTGTGGGAAGAATCTGCAAAGAATAAGGGAAAGAGAGGGAAGGAGAATGTTGTGGGAGAAAGACCCCTGGGTACCGTGAGAG GGCAATGGACCTCTTCGGAGCGGCCTGCGCAGTCATCTTCCAACAATCATCGCAGCTGCTTCAGTTCTCA GTCATCTGGGCAGAAGAACATGAGCTTCATGGAGATGATGAAGTATGCCGCCAAGGATAGTACCCAGGAAGCCGAACTTGACGAGGAAGAGTTTGTTCTAAAAAAAGAGACCTCTACTACTACCACCAATGCCACCACCACATATAAGA GCGATTTGAGGGTAAACGTTGATGTTAAGAGCTCTGATCAGAAGGCTAACACGCCGCGATCCAAACATTCTGCCACCGAGCAGCGAAGAAGAAGCAAAATAAATGACAG ATTCCAAATGTTGAGAGAGCTCATTCCTCACAGTGATCAAAAGAGAGATAAGGCATCGTTTTTATTAGAG GTTATCGAATACATTCAGTTTTTACAGGAACGAGTAAACAAGTACGAGGGTCCATACCAAGGATGGAACCATGATCCAGCAAAATTGATGCCTTGG ATCAACGATCACAAGCTTAGGGAGAGTTACTGTGATCAATCTCGAGGCATGAATGTGTCTGGTCCTGCATTACCGTTTGCTGCAAAGTTCGATGAGAAACCTACTTCTGTCCTGCCGACAATCCCTGGAAGCTGCGCACAGAACCCTGTAGAATCCGACACAAGTACTGAAACCACCTTCAAAGCCGTGGATCACCACCCTGGAATAACAAGCAAATCGATGCCCTTTCCTTTGTCAATACAACCGAACTTCTTCGCTCCTGTCAGGAGTAGTGCTGCCGCTGCTGCTGTACCTCCAATTCCACCTAGACTGCCATCTGATGCAGAGAACACATCTCAGCATCGATCTATGTTATGTCAGACGAGATCGTGCGCTCCTGATGGTACTGCCACTAGGGATAAGCTAAAAGAACAGGAGCTGACAATTGAAGGCGGCCGAATTAACATCTCAAGTGCCTACTCCCAAGG GTTATTGAATACGCTGACACAAGCCCTTCAAAGTTCCGGCGTGGATTTGTCACAGGCCAGTATCTCCGTGAAAATCGAGCTAGGGAAGCGAGCAAACAGAAGATCACCTATACCAAAATCCGCGATTAAG GAAAATGAGATTCCGACAAGCACTTTAGGAAAAAAGCACTCTGTAATTGCAAGCAGTGAAGAATCTGAACAAGCCCAAAAGAAACTCAAGACATTCAGGAACTAA